One genomic region from Mesorhizobium terrae encodes:
- a CDS encoding DUF805 domain-containing protein: MADQSQLVWLFFSVSGRVSRAAYFLGGLLVAIVQAFPLYRFTLVPEGTPESNMWALTFFVAFIGSLWSNIALAVKRLHDLEKPGLVALVLFVPVISIIAFVVLCLFPGMPGPNRYGARTNDRG, translated from the coding sequence GTGGCTGACCAATCGCAACTCGTCTGGCTTTTCTTCAGCGTCTCGGGACGGGTCAGCCGCGCGGCCTATTTTCTCGGCGGTCTGCTGGTGGCGATCGTGCAGGCCTTCCCGCTCTATCGTTTCACGCTGGTCCCTGAAGGCACGCCGGAAAGCAACATGTGGGCGCTGACCTTCTTCGTCGCCTTCATCGGCTCGCTCTGGTCGAACATCGCGCTCGCCGTCAAACGTCTGCACGATCTCGAGAAGCCCGGTCTGGTCGCGCTGGTGCTGTTCGTGCCGGTGATTTCCATCATCGCCTTCGTCGTATTATGCCTGTTTCCCGGCATGCCCGGCCCGAACCGCTACGGCGCGCGCACCAACGACCGCGGCTAA
- the dapD gene encoding 2,3,4,5-tetrahydropyridine-2,6-dicarboxylate N-succinyltransferase, whose protein sequence is MSKPDLASLEKTIDKAFEERDGISTATRGAVRDAIESALELLDKGTARVAERQADGQWQVNQWLKKAVLLSFRLRPMELISGAPGGASWWDKVPSKFDGWGSLEFEKAGFRAVPSAVVRRSAYVAPGAVLMPSFVNVGAYVDSGTMVDTWASVGSCAQIGKNVHLSGGVGIGGVLEPMQAGPTIIEDNCFIGARSEVVEGCVVREGSVLGMGVFIGKSTKIVDRATGEVFYGEVPANSVVVAGSLPGKPLPNGEPGPSLYCAVIVKRVDAQTRSKTSINELLRD, encoded by the coding sequence ATGTCGAAGCCCGATCTGGCGAGCCTTGAAAAGACCATCGACAAGGCATTCGAGGAGCGCGATGGCATTTCGACTGCTACCCGCGGCGCGGTGCGCGACGCCATCGAATCGGCGCTGGAACTGCTCGACAAAGGCACGGCACGCGTCGCCGAACGGCAGGCTGACGGCCAGTGGCAGGTCAACCAGTGGCTGAAAAAGGCGGTGCTTCTGTCCTTCCGCCTGAGGCCGATGGAATTGATCTCTGGCGCGCCCGGCGGCGCCTCGTGGTGGGACAAGGTTCCGTCCAAGTTCGATGGCTGGGGCTCGCTCGAATTCGAGAAGGCCGGCTTCCGCGCCGTGCCATCGGCGGTGGTGCGGCGCTCCGCCTATGTGGCGCCAGGCGCCGTCCTGATGCCGTCCTTCGTCAATGTCGGCGCCTATGTCGACAGCGGCACGATGGTCGACACCTGGGCGTCGGTCGGCTCCTGCGCGCAGATCGGCAAGAACGTGCACCTGTCGGGCGGCGTCGGCATCGGCGGCGTGCTCGAACCCATGCAGGCCGGACCGACGATCATCGAGGATAACTGCTTCATCGGCGCGCGTTCGGAAGTGGTCGAGGGCTGCGTTGTGCGCGAGGGCTCCGTGCTTGGCATGGGCGTGTTTATCGGCAAGTCGACCAAGATCGTCGACCGCGCCACCGGCGAAGTGTTCTACGGCGAAGTGCCGGCCAACTCTGTGGTGGTGGCGGGCTCGCTGCCGGGCAAGCCGCTGCCGAACGGCGAGCCGGGTCCGAGCCTCTATTGCGCCGTCATCGTCAAGCGTGTCGATGCCCAGACCCGGTCGAAGACCTCGATCAACGAGCTGCTTCGCGATTGA
- a CDS encoding GGDEF domain-containing protein, translating into MAKAPRNDRDNRAARLFAWFSAPLRHQPAAIRARLLETTYDRKFAILFASLSVLILAGTTIILTGAWWPWLWIAADLALLAYRFTLIRRCEAARQRGEDPPLGALMAAGGTWSIIFGLGCFGCVASENLVLSVLAALNVAGVIGVVSSRNAATPRYAILVMLAVVLPFMFGALFSPSRGMMVVGLQLPFYVAGIIGVLVHNHAISVRMIRAEFDNRDLAVRDALTGLPNRILLQEELHRMCKRLAARAAGSSQSFVVLSMDLDGFKHINDSYGHAAGDRLLRRVGERLTNTFRATDMVFRIGGDEFIVLLPTTSEIEAAHLARRAIETIAEPFDIEVVTTVYVGLSIGSARAPVDGDTPEGLLTCSDLALYEAKRAGKGRHRAHLSNAC; encoded by the coding sequence TTGGCGAAAGCTCCCCGGAATGACCGCGACAATCGGGCGGCTCGTCTGTTCGCCTGGTTCTCCGCTCCGCTCAGACACCAGCCGGCCGCCATCCGGGCCCGCCTTCTCGAAACGACCTACGACCGCAAATTTGCGATCCTGTTCGCCAGCCTGAGCGTTCTCATCCTGGCGGGAACGACAATCATTCTCACCGGCGCCTGGTGGCCCTGGTTGTGGATCGCGGCCGATCTCGCACTGCTGGCGTATCGCTTCACGCTGATCCGGCGCTGCGAGGCCGCAAGACAGCGTGGCGAAGATCCGCCGCTCGGTGCACTGATGGCGGCCGGCGGCACGTGGTCCATCATCTTCGGGCTGGGTTGTTTCGGCTGTGTCGCGAGCGAGAACCTCGTCCTCTCCGTACTCGCCGCGCTGAACGTCGCCGGCGTGATCGGCGTCGTCTCGTCGCGCAATGCGGCGACGCCACGCTATGCAATCCTGGTCATGCTGGCGGTCGTCCTGCCTTTCATGTTCGGCGCGCTTTTCTCGCCCTCGCGCGGCATGATGGTGGTGGGGCTTCAGCTCCCCTTCTATGTCGCCGGCATCATCGGCGTCCTTGTCCACAATCACGCCATCAGCGTGCGCATGATCCGCGCCGAGTTCGACAATCGCGACCTTGCGGTGCGGGATGCGCTGACGGGGCTACCGAACCGCATCCTGCTCCAGGAAGAACTGCATCGCATGTGCAAGCGGCTGGCTGCGCGCGCCGCCGGCAGCAGCCAGTCCTTTGTCGTGCTCAGCATGGATCTCGACGGTTTCAAGCATATCAACGACAGCTACGGCCACGCCGCCGGCGACCGTTTGCTGCGCCGTGTCGGCGAGCGACTGACGAATACGTTCCGGGCAACCGACATGGTGTTCCGCATCGGCGGCGACGAATTCATCGTGCTTTTGCCCACGACATCGGAGATCGAGGCAGCCCATCTGGCAAGGCGCGCGATCGAGACAATCGCCGAGCCTTTCGACATCGAGGTGGTGACAACCGTCTATGTCGGCCTCAGCATCGGCAGCGCTCGCGCCCCGGTCGATGGCGATACGCCGGAGGGCCTGCTGACCTGTTCCGACCTCGCGCTTTACGAGGCCAAGCGCGCCGGCAAGGGCCGCCATCGCGCGCATCTGTCAAACGCCTGTTGA
- a CDS encoding DUF817 domain-containing protein — translation MKRFTSVEAVIDAAAHGVLDRLPARGFYGAAVEFLVFGLKQGWACLFGGAMLVLILGTKFWWPEQAILARYDFLFLAALAIQLAMLGFKLETISEAKVILVFHIVGTAMELFKTSAGSWIYPEDAFFRIGGVPLFSGFMYAAVGSYLARVSRIFDMRYTRYPPLWATAMLAAAIYVNFFAHHFTVDIRYGLFAATALIYLRTTVHYRVFRFRHRMPLLLGFLLVSLFIWFAENIGTWSRAWIYPSQSEGWTPVSIHKLGAWYLLMIISFVLVTLVHRPQAMAQIEPGPAPQRL, via the coding sequence TTGAAACGCTTCACCTCCGTCGAGGCGGTCATCGATGCCGCTGCCCATGGCGTACTGGACCGGCTGCCGGCCAGGGGTTTTTACGGCGCGGCGGTTGAATTCCTGGTGTTTGGCCTGAAGCAGGGCTGGGCCTGCCTGTTCGGCGGCGCCATGCTCGTGCTGATCCTGGGCACCAAATTCTGGTGGCCGGAGCAGGCAATACTCGCTCGCTACGACTTTCTGTTCCTGGCGGCCCTTGCGATCCAGCTCGCCATGCTCGGCTTCAAGCTGGAAACCATCTCCGAAGCGAAGGTCATTCTCGTCTTCCATATCGTCGGCACAGCGATGGAACTGTTCAAAACCTCGGCCGGTTCGTGGATCTATCCCGAAGACGCTTTCTTCCGCATTGGCGGCGTGCCGCTGTTTTCCGGCTTCATGTATGCGGCCGTCGGCTCCTATCTCGCGCGTGTCAGCCGCATCTTCGACATGCGCTACACCCGCTATCCGCCGCTATGGGCGACGGCGATGCTCGCCGCCGCCATCTACGTCAATTTCTTCGCGCACCATTTCACCGTCGACATTCGCTACGGGCTGTTTGCGGCGACCGCGCTGATCTATCTCCGGACGACGGTGCACTATCGCGTCTTCCGTTTCCGCCACAGGATGCCGTTGCTGCTCGGCTTCCTGTTGGTGTCGCTGTTCATCTGGTTCGCGGAGAACATCGGCACCTGGTCGCGCGCCTGGATCTACCCGAGCCAGAGCGAAGGCTGGACACCGGTTTCGATCCACAAGCTCGGCGCGTGGTACCTGCTGATGATCATCTCCTTCGTGCTGGTGACACTGGTGCACCGGCCGCAAGCGATGGCCCAGATCGAACCGGGCCCAGCTCCTCAGAGGTTGTAG
- a CDS encoding pyrimidine 5'-nucleotidase, whose translation MTQSPDPARFAHVTDWVFDLDNTLYPHHSNLFAQIDAKMTTYVAELLTLSREDARKLQKELYLEYGTTLNGLMERHNIDPDDFLEKVHDIDYSWLVPDPVLGTAIRQLPGRKFIFTNGDRGHAERAARQLGILDHFDDIFDIVAAGLTPKPARQTYEKFAALHAVSGPNSVMFEDLARNLAVPKALGMMTVLVVPRNFEPTFSEIWERDPDNVDDVDYVTDDLGGFLSTIIDKAA comes from the coding sequence ATGACCCAATCCCCCGATCCCGCCCGCTTCGCCCATGTCACCGATTGGGTGTTCGACCTCGACAACACGCTCTATCCACATCATTCGAATCTGTTCGCGCAGATCGATGCGAAGATGACCACCTATGTTGCCGAGTTGCTCACGCTTTCACGCGAGGACGCGCGCAAGCTGCAGAAGGAACTCTATCTCGAATATGGCACCACGCTGAACGGGCTTATGGAACGCCACAACATCGACCCCGACGATTTCCTCGAAAAGGTGCACGACATCGACTATTCCTGGCTGGTGCCGGACCCGGTTCTCGGTACCGCCATCCGCCAGCTTCCCGGCCGCAAGTTCATCTTCACCAACGGCGATCGCGGCCATGCCGAGCGCGCCGCCCGCCAGCTCGGCATCCTCGACCATTTCGACGACATCTTCGACATCGTCGCCGCCGGACTGACGCCGAAACCGGCGCGCCAGACCTATGAGAAGTTCGCGGCGCTGCATGCCGTCAGCGGGCCGAATTCAGTGATGTTCGAGGATCTCGCCCGCAACCTCGCCGTGCCGAAGGCGCTCGGCATGATGACGGTGCTCGTGGTTCCGCGCAACTTCGAGCCGACCTTCTCCGAGATCTGGGAACGCGATCCCGACAATGTCGACGACGTCGACTACGTCACCGACGATCTCGGCGGCTTCCTTTCAACGATCATCGACAAAGCCGCTTGA
- a CDS encoding LOG family protein: MNPMDKTGWTPLPHSDEDLERARSVPDTPQTRASTYRLAWNDEDFMTRRELRPVRLQLELLKPEMILAERGIRSTVILFGGARIPEPGGEAWAAKNETQKRNLEKNSKYYDEARKFARLCSQHSAASYYREFVVVTGGGPGVMEAGNRGADDVGAPSIGLNIVLPHEQAPNPYVTPELCFNFHYFAIRKMHFVMRAKAVAVFPGGFGTMDEFFETLTLIQTGRMERVPVILFGKEFWRRAIDLEFLAEQGTITPGDQDIIDFVDTAEEAWDIIRRFYNL; this comes from the coding sequence ATGAACCCAATGGATAAGACTGGCTGGACGCCACTGCCGCATTCGGACGAGGATCTGGAGCGCGCCAGGAGCGTTCCCGACACGCCGCAGACACGCGCCTCCACTTACAGGCTGGCCTGGAACGACGAGGACTTCATGACGCGGCGCGAGCTGCGCCCGGTTCGCCTGCAGCTTGAGCTGCTGAAGCCGGAGATGATCCTGGCGGAACGCGGCATCCGTTCCACGGTGATCCTGTTCGGCGGCGCTCGCATCCCGGAACCGGGAGGAGAAGCGTGGGCCGCGAAGAACGAGACCCAGAAACGCAACCTGGAGAAGAACAGCAAATATTATGACGAGGCGCGCAAGTTCGCCCGTCTGTGCTCACAGCACTCCGCCGCTTCCTATTATCGCGAATTCGTCGTGGTCACCGGCGGTGGCCCGGGCGTGATGGAAGCCGGCAATCGCGGCGCCGACGATGTCGGTGCGCCGTCCATCGGCCTCAACATCGTTCTGCCGCACGAGCAGGCGCCGAACCCCTATGTGACGCCGGAACTGTGTTTCAACTTCCACTACTTCGCCATCCGCAAGATGCATTTCGTCATGCGGGCGAAGGCGGTGGCGGTATTCCCCGGCGGCTTCGGCACGATGGACGAGTTCTTCGAGACGCTGACGCTGATCCAGACCGGTCGCATGGAGCGGGTGCCGGTGATCCTGTTCGGCAAGGAATTCTGGCGGCGCGCCATCGATCTCGAATTCCTGGCCGAGCAAGGCACGATCACGCCCGGCGATCAGGACATCATCGATTTCGTGGATACTGCGGAAGAGGCCTGGGACATCATCCGACGCTTCTACAACCTCTGA